In Mastigocladopsis repens PCC 10914, a single window of DNA contains:
- a CDS encoding family 10 glycosylhydrolase: protein MINQKRRSRKIELKIQKAGLLILNFNFIIFNLLNVLPATATTSEPILSIVHSEENANQWPGITNRLQAAGVKYCVIPLSSVKNAADWGDRVVLFLPNVELLTPAQAIALEEWMSKGGRLIASGPVGSVSAPGVRQLLRTLLGGYWGFSLDRPQKLQPAPKAKFLEWANQNGLFGEVRGGVVIPDNITSQAAAVWAGKDNPAAVVANERSTFFGWRWGVDSASPAQLDNAWLQATINRYVKNPTTAPNKVAGGSPTCSTTVAKAPATGSGQARAGGVRGEKSSPSSPSSPSSSTPLKTATAPQPRPLPSVTPPKSDEAIDQLETAVRFDVAPNSQAPISQTEALAFQNELENLIGRVESANLAAQAISENADNPQLAKAQSAQVASTRPGTALLSPEQAIDAARQVVKNLPQLIAQKNYVQARQQWLATRANLWNQFPLNRRLAQPEIRAIWLDRGTIIRARNEQGLALIFDRMAQAGINTIFFETVNAGYTIYPSKIVPQQNPLVRGWDPLASAVKLAHDRGIELHAWVWAFAAGNRRHNELLNIDPNYPGPVLAAHPDWAGYDNRGQMVPSGQSKPFFDPANPQVRQYLFSLYEEIVSRYNVDGLQLDYIRYPFQDPAANRTYGYGKAAREQFQQLTGVDPVKISPRERQLWQRWTEFRTQQIDSFVAQVSQQLRKKRPNLIFSVAVFPLLEQERIQKIQQHWEVWARRGDIDLIVPMTYAQDTPRFERLAQPWINRSTQVGSSLLVPGIRLLSLQTVGAFDQIQLLRDLPVSGYALFAAENFSNDLNKVFSNTQGSVQRAQKEPIPHRQPFQSAAVRYTALQSEWKLAVQNNKLRIPSTTFSTFNSQAEVVQNALKQLATDPNNSKLLTARTSLVRLQSQFREWMRLQALDNPYQVRAWENRLAAIEKLLRYGERVQLHP, encoded by the coding sequence GTGATCAATCAAAAAAGACGAAGTAGAAAGATAGAATTGAAAATTCAAAAGGCGGGTTTATTAATTTTAAATTTTAATTTCATAATATTTAATTTACTAAATGTTTTACCTGCCACCGCGACGACTTCAGAACCAATATTGAGCATAGTCCATAGCGAAGAGAATGCAAATCAGTGGCCGGGGATAACAAATCGCTTGCAGGCGGCTGGGGTGAAGTACTGCGTGATTCCTTTATCGAGTGTGAAGAATGCAGCAGATTGGGGCGATCGCGTGGTTTTATTTTTGCCAAATGTAGAGTTATTAACGCCAGCACAAGCTATTGCCCTCGAAGAGTGGATGAGCAAGGGAGGACGCTTAATTGCGAGCGGTCCTGTGGGGAGTGTGTCAGCGCCGGGAGTGCGGCAGCTACTGCGAACTCTACTAGGGGGTTATTGGGGCTTCAGCCTCGATAGACCACAAAAGCTGCAACCAGCACCAAAAGCAAAGTTCCTAGAATGGGCAAACCAAAACGGACTTTTTGGCGAGGTACGGGGTGGCGTCGTGATCCCTGACAACATCACATCTCAAGCTGCTGCTGTTTGGGCTGGCAAAGATAATCCAGCAGCAGTGGTCGCTAATGAGCGTTCCACCTTTTTTGGCTGGCGCTGGGGTGTAGATTCTGCTTCACCAGCACAGTTAGATAATGCTTGGTTACAAGCTACCATCAACCGTTATGTAAAAAACCCTACGACTGCCCCAAATAAAGTAGCTGGAGGTTCTCCAACCTGCTCTACTACTGTGGCTAAAGCGCCAGCAACGGGGAGCGGACAAGCAAGAGCAGGGGGAGTAAGGGGAGAAAAATCTTCCCCATCTTCCCCATCTTCCCCATCTTCCTCAACTCCCCTCAAAACCGCCACCGCTCCTCAACCCAGACCTCTTCCTAGTGTCACACCCCCAAAATCAGACGAGGCTATTGACCAACTCGAAACAGCGGTGCGGTTTGATGTTGCACCTAACTCACAAGCACCAATTAGCCAAACTGAAGCGCTAGCTTTCCAGAACGAGCTAGAAAATCTTATTGGTAGAGTTGAGAGTGCCAATCTAGCAGCACAAGCTATCTCTGAAAATGCCGATAACCCTCAACTAGCAAAGGCGCAGTCCGCGCAGGTGGCATCAACAAGACCAGGGACAGCACTTCTTAGCCCAGAGCAAGCTATAGATGCTGCTCGCCAAGTTGTGAAAAACTTGCCCCAATTGATTGCACAAAAAAACTACGTTCAGGCTCGTCAGCAATGGTTGGCGACAAGAGCAAATTTGTGGAATCAATTTCCTCTGAATCGGAGGCTGGCGCAACCAGAAATCAGGGCGATATGGCTCGACCGAGGAACGATTATCCGAGCGAGGAACGAGCAGGGACTTGCTCTGATTTTTGATCGGATGGCGCAAGCTGGAATTAATACTATATTTTTTGAAACGGTAAATGCTGGCTACACTATTTATCCCAGCAAAATTGTGCCCCAGCAAAACCCTTTAGTGCGTGGTTGGGATCCACTAGCATCTGCTGTTAAGTTAGCGCACGATCGAGGTATAGAATTACACGCTTGGGTTTGGGCTTTTGCTGCTGGCAATCGACGGCATAATGAACTGCTCAACATAGACCCTAACTACCCAGGACCTGTGCTTGCTGCTCATCCTGATTGGGCAGGATACGATAATCGTGGTCAAATGGTTCCTTCTGGACAAAGCAAACCATTCTTTGACCCAGCTAATCCTCAAGTGCGGCAGTACTTGTTCAGCTTGTACGAGGAAATTGTTAGCCGCTATAACGTGGATGGTCTACAACTAGACTACATTCGCTATCCCTTCCAAGACCCAGCCGCTAACCGGACTTATGGCTATGGTAAGGCAGCCAGAGAGCAGTTTCAGCAGCTGACTGGTGTAGATCCAGTGAAAATCTCCCCCAGGGAAAGGCAACTATGGCAAAGGTGGACAGAATTCCGTACTCAGCAAATTGATAGTTTTGTTGCTCAAGTGTCACAGCAACTGCGAAAAAAGCGACCCAATTTGATTTTTTCGGTTGCTGTCTTTCCCCTTCTAGAACAAGAACGCATTCAGAAAATACAGCAACACTGGGAGGTTTGGGCAAGGCGTGGTGATATCGATTTAATCGTCCCCATGACTTATGCTCAAGATACTCCACGCTTTGAGCGACTGGCACAACCTTGGATAAACAGATCTACACAAGTAGGTTCTTCTTTGTTAGTGCCAGGAATTCGTCTGCTTTCTTTGCAAACAGTCGGAGCATTTGATCAAATTCAACTGCTTAGAGACTTACCTGTTAGTGGTTACGCCCTGTTTGCCGCAGAGAATTTTAGCAATGACCTCAACAAAGTCTTTAGTAATACTCAAGGTAGCGTTCAACGCGCACAAAAAGAACCCATTCCACACCGCCAACCTTTTCAATCTGCTGCCGTCCGTTACACTGCTCTACAAAGTGAGTGGAAGTTGGCAGTGCAAAACAACAAGTTGAGAATACCTTCCACAACGTTTTCAACTTTTAACTCCCAAGCAGAAGTTGTGCAAAATGCTTTAAAGCAGCTGGCGACTGACCCAAATAACAGTAAGTTACTAACAGCAAGAACTTCGCTTGTAAGGTTGCAGTCTCAATTTAGAGAGTGGATGCGTTTACAAGCCCTTGACAATCCATATCAAGTTAGAGCTTGGGAAAATCGTCTCGCTGCTATAGAAAAGTTATTGCGTTACGGAGAACGGGTACAGTTGCACCCCTAA
- a CDS encoding PAS domain S-box protein: MHAFAQFISLPSVDSAIDFSPLKVAPDTPLSEVVSLMRKSQPQASCVLIVENLHIVGWFTEHDALGLLYSDLDIQKAKISEVMETSVLTLKLSEVSSIKLLLSFLRQHRLFFIPIVDEQGQLVGLVSYESICQVLEQGGEIISSPFRPLSEEASPPGTSLLVNGEGLGVRFQENSNLSNNPIISENEAQQRLLEAAVVNANDAIVIFEANDASDDPLGGRIVYVNEAFTCMSGWSADEVIGKTLPILYGEKTSESEIDRIRVTLGDGTSMRTEFINYHKNGSTYWVEVSISPIASSEGKTTHFVAIHRDISDCKLAEEALRWSEELFRQTAENIRQVLFVRDTKQDQIIYVNPAYEEIWGRSRARLYEKSFDFLEAIHPLDRDRVIAAILTQELGHLYSEEYRIIRPDGEERWIWTRAVPLKNELGEVFRIFGISEDITERKRATEALRESEQRFRTLADEVPVLIWMSNTDGLNTFCNKSCVEFTGRPLEELLGIGWVEGIHPEDRQPYFDMYLSAFKNHQRFQYVCRYLHADGEYRWLINIGVPRFASDGNLIGYIGCSTDITERVQAEAALQQAQAELKQANAELETRVEERTRVVKEMNRQIIFEMTDRLYIEEQLRQSQEMLQLIMDNIPQSIFWKDTACVYLGSNRNFAKTVGLESSEDVVGKTEYDLVTNKEEADLYTESDLRVMQTDTPEYRLIFAHQRNDGKQVWLEASKIPLHDAEGNVMGVLGTFEDITDRKQAQEALEKSEERFRFLVESIPQQVWFARADGHLEYVNQRALEYHGCTHEEVEGWKWEQWIHPEDLPRCLDLWMRSLATGETFEVEFRLFGIVDQGYRWHLARALPLRDKQGQILSWFGTNTDIHDRKQAEEALQRSQERFRNLVEMSSDLVWEIDEHAVHTYVSPKVCEILGYQPQEVLGKTLFELMLPEEAKRFANRLGSIAAVQQPFKCLEFAVIHKDGHLVILEGSGVPIFDAEGKFRGYRGIDRDITERKQAEESLRLRDRAITASSNGIMIADVTMPNSPIIYANPALEQITGYSVAEVIGKNCCFLHGADINQPAITVLHDAIAQGKSCTVVVRNYRKNGALFWNEISISPVYDINGKYTHSIGIQNDISERKQAEVALLISQEQLQYLLSSSPGVIYSCKIYSDYGITFMSENVIAMLGYEAQEFMENPSFWASHVHPEDLQQVFAAASKLLEQGQYSHEYRFLHKNGTYQWMYDQAKLVQDDAGNPLEIVGYWLDITERKQLEEELKAALHKEKELNELKSRFVSMTSHEFRTPLSTILSSSELLEHYRHKWTEEKQLSHLHRIQTAVQHMTEMLNNVLVIGKAEAGKLSFIPKPFDLVEYCHYLVEELQLNVNNQHAINFNSQYKSMPCCMDEKLLGHILSNLLSNAIKYSSSGSTVRFTLTFKDGLAVFTIQDHGIGIPSEDLPHLFESFHRATNVGNIQGTGLGLAIVKKCVDVHDGEITVKSEVGVGTIFTVTLPLNNHIKP; encoded by the coding sequence ATGCACGCCTTTGCTCAGTTTATCTCACTACCATCTGTTGATTCTGCAATTGACTTTTCTCCCCTAAAGGTTGCGCCCGACACACCATTGTCAGAAGTCGTTTCTCTGATGAGGAAGAGTCAACCGCAAGCCAGCTGTGTGTTGATAGTTGAGAATTTGCACATAGTGGGGTGGTTCACAGAGCATGATGCATTGGGGCTTTTATACTCAGACTTAGACATACAAAAAGCTAAGATATCTGAAGTGATGGAGACTTCAGTGCTTACCCTCAAACTTTCTGAAGTTTCTAGTATAAAATTGCTACTGTCATTTCTACGTCAGCATCGTCTGTTTTTTATACCAATAGTTGATGAACAAGGTCAACTCGTTGGATTAGTTAGTTACGAAAGTATTTGTCAAGTTTTGGAACAGGGAGGGGAAATCATATCAAGTCCGTTTAGGCCTCTCTCCGAAGAAGCCTCCCCGCCTGGAACATCCCTTCTCGTAAACGGGGAGGGTTTGGGGGTGCGCTTCCAAGAGAATAGCAACTTATCGAATAACCCTATTATATCAGAAAATGAGGCACAACAACGGTTACTAGAGGCAGCTGTTGTCAATGCCAACGATGCCATTGTCATTTTTGAAGCGAATGATGCATCAGATGATCCATTAGGTGGGCGTATCGTGTATGTGAACGAAGCGTTTACCTGCATGAGTGGTTGGTCAGCTGATGAAGTCATTGGTAAAACGCTGCCTATTTTATATGGTGAGAAAACCTCCGAGAGCGAGATAGATAGAATTCGCGTCACGCTTGGAGATGGCACGTCAATGAGAACAGAATTTATCAATTACCACAAAAATGGCTCCACTTACTGGGTTGAGGTCAGCATATCCCCAATTGCCAGTTCAGAGGGCAAAACCACTCATTTTGTGGCAATACACCGGGATATTTCTGATTGCAAATTGGCAGAAGAAGCGCTACGGTGGAGCGAAGAACTCTTCAGACAAACAGCAGAAAACATTCGCCAAGTTTTGTTTGTGCGAGACACCAAGCAGGACCAAATTATTTATGTAAATCCAGCCTATGAAGAAATTTGGGGACGCAGCCGCGCTCGTCTCTACGAAAAGTCTTTTGACTTTTTAGAAGCTATCCATCCACTGGATCGTGATCGCGTCATAGCTGCGATATTGACTCAGGAATTGGGTCATCTTTACAGCGAAGAATATCGCATTATCCGCCCTGACGGTGAGGAACGCTGGATTTGGACGCGCGCCGTTCCTTTAAAAAATGAATTGGGAGAAGTTTTCCGCATCTTTGGGATAAGCGAGGATATTACCGAGCGTAAAAGAGCGACTGAGGCATTACGCGAGAGTGAACAGCGGTTCCGGACACTGGCGGACGAGGTACCAGTACTGATTTGGATGAGTAATACTGATGGCTTAAATACATTTTGCAACAAATCTTGCGTAGAGTTTACAGGACGACCTTTAGAAGAATTACTCGGTATAGGTTGGGTAGAAGGAATTCATCCTGAAGATAGGCAGCCCTATTTTGATATGTACCTATCAGCATTCAAAAACCATCAGCGTTTCCAGTATGTTTGTCGTTATTTGCATGCAGATGGAGAGTATCGATGGCTGATCAACATTGGAGTTCCAAGATTTGCATCTGACGGTAACTTGATCGGTTACATTGGCTGCTCTACAGATATCACCGAACGCGTACAGGCAGAAGCAGCACTGCAGCAGGCGCAGGCAGAGTTGAAGCAGGCAAACGCAGAGCTAGAAACCCGAGTTGAGGAGCGGACAAGGGTTGTCAAAGAAATGAATCGGCAGATCATTTTTGAAATGACCGATCGCCTATACATAGAAGAGCAACTGCGGCAATCGCAGGAAATGCTCCAGTTAATTATGGACAACATCCCCCAGAGTATTTTCTGGAAAGACACAGCGTGCGTGTACTTGGGTAGCAATCGCAACTTTGCTAAAACAGTTGGTCTTGAGAGTTCAGAAGATGTTGTGGGCAAGACTGAGTATGATTTAGTGACTAACAAAGAGGAGGCAGACCTCTACACTGAATCTGACCTCAGGGTGATGCAGACCGATACGCCAGAATATCGCCTCATCTTTGCACACCAACGAAACGATGGCAAACAAGTTTGGCTGGAAGCAAGTAAAATCCCACTTCATGATGCTGAAGGCAATGTGATGGGGGTTCTGGGCACTTTTGAAGACATAACTGATCGCAAGCAGGCGCAGGAGGCGCTGGAAAAAAGTGAAGAGCGTTTTCGCTTCTTGGTTGAATCCATACCCCAACAAGTATGGTTCGCCCGAGCGGATGGTCACCTTGAGTACGTTAACCAGCGAGCGCTCGAATACCACGGCTGCACCCACGAGGAGGTTGAAGGCTGGAAATGGGAGCAATGGATACATCCTGAAGATTTGCCAAGGTGTCTTGACCTGTGGATGAGATCACTGGCAACAGGCGAAACTTTTGAAGTAGAATTTCGCCTGTTTGGGATAGTTGACCAAGGTTACCGCTGGCACTTGGCACGCGCCTTACCCCTGCGCGATAAGCAAGGACAAATTTTAAGCTGGTTTGGGACAAATACAGACATTCACGACCGCAAGCAAGCAGAAGAAGCGCTGCAACGCAGCCAAGAGCGTTTCCGCAATTTAGTCGAAATGAGCAGCGATTTAGTTTGGGAAATTGATGAACACGCTGTTCACACTTATGTGAGTCCAAAAGTATGCGAGATTTTGGGTTACCAGCCACAAGAAGTGTTGGGCAAAACCCTTTTTGAGTTGATGCTACCAGAAGAAGCTAAGCGTTTTGCTAATAGACTTGGCTCAATTGCTGCCGTACAACAACCATTCAAATGTCTGGAATTTGCTGTCATTCACAAAGATGGACATTTAGTTATTCTCGAAGGCAGTGGGGTACCCATATTCGATGCTGAAGGTAAATTTCGGGGTTATCGTGGCATTGACCGAGATATTACCGAACGTAAGCAGGCAGAAGAAAGTTTACGACTGCGCGATCGCGCGATCACAGCTAGTAGCAATGGCATTATGATTGCTGATGTCACAATGCCAAATTCACCAATCATATATGCTAATCCGGCATTGGAGCAAATCACTGGTTATTCCGTAGCGGAAGTGATTGGGAAAAACTGCTGTTTTCTCCATGGCGCTGATATCAATCAACCAGCTATAACCGTACTACATGATGCTATTGCCCAAGGAAAAAGCTGCACCGTGGTTGTACGTAACTACCGTAAAAATGGCGCTTTGTTTTGGAATGAGATCAGTATTTCTCCGGTGTATGACATCAATGGTAAATACACTCATTCCATTGGTATTCAAAATGATATTTCAGAGCGCAAACAAGCAGAGGTGGCGCTCTTAATATCGCAAGAGCAGCTACAATATTTACTTTCTTCTAGTCCTGGTGTGATTTATAGCTGCAAAATTTACAGTGATTATGGCATTACCTTTATGAGCGAAAACGTTATCGCCATGTTGGGGTATGAAGCACAGGAATTTATGGAAAACCCAAGCTTTTGGGCTAGTCATGTTCACCCAGAAGACCTACAGCAGGTTTTTGCTGCGGCATCAAAACTTCTTGAACAAGGACAATATAGCCACGAGTACCGTTTTTTACACAAAAATGGCACTTACCAGTGGATGTACGACCAAGCAAAGCTAGTGCAGGATGATGCTGGTAATCCATTGGAAATTGTCGGTTACTGGTTAGATATCACCGAACGCAAGCAACTAGAAGAAGAACTAAAAGCTGCGTTGCACAAAGAAAAAGAACTCAATGAACTCAAATCTCGCTTCGTCTCAATGACTTCCCACGAGTTCCGTACGCCTTTAAGTACTATTCTTTCTTCGTCGGAGTTGCTAGAACACTACCGCCATAAGTGGACAGAGGAAAAACAACTGTCTCACCTGCATCGCATTCAAACTGCTGTCCAACATATGACTGAGATGTTAAACAATGTGTTGGTCATTGGCAAGGCAGAGGCAGGAAAATTAAGTTTTATCCCGAAGCCTTTCGATTTAGTCGAATATTGCCATTATCTTGTGGAAGAATTACAACTGAATGTTAACAATCAACATGCAATCAACTTTAACAGTCAATATAAATCCATGCCGTGCTGTATGGATGAAAAATTGCTAGGACATATCCTGAGTAATTTACTTTCAAATGCGATTAAGTATTCTTCAAGTGGTAGCACTGTTAGATTTACTCTTACGTTTAAAGACGGGTTAGCAGTATTTACAATTCAAGACCATGGGATAGGCATTCCATCAGAAGACTTACCCCACTTGTTTGAGTCTTTTCATCGAGCTACAAATGTGGGCAACATCCAAGGCACGGGGTTAGGATTAGCAATTGTAAAAAAGTGCGTGGATGTCCATGATGGTGAAATCACAGTGAAAAGTGAGGTCGGAGTGGGAACAATATTTACTGTAACTCTGCCATTAAATAATCACATTAAACCATAA
- a CDS encoding EAL domain-containing response regulator, translated as MTKILVIEDEESVRENLLDLLEAENFDTIAAANGRIGVKLALSEVPDLILCDLMMPEIDGYGVLTALREEPITASIPFIFLTARSARADFRQGMNLGADDYLTKPFTRTELLSAIASRLTRQANLAKQICTRFEAQTISPKVQMIEGYLRRTLEQRDFQQFQVYYQPIVDLHSGKIIAAESLLRWQHPELGMVAPTELIPLAESTGLIVPIGEWVLKNVCQQIKLWHNAGFPELRVAVNLSVHQLIQPNFSEKILKFLLANDLRPGYLELELTESMIMQDVNSAIATMKEVHSFGVKIAIDDFGTGYSSLIYLKQLPIHTLKIDRYFIKDITNDSQKSAITTALIQMAHNLNVQTIAEGVETEQELAFLRQYKCDAMQGFLFSRPLPVAEFEKILVANKRLNV; from the coding sequence ATGACCAAAATTCTAGTCATTGAAGATGAAGAATCAGTACGAGAAAATCTTTTAGATCTGCTGGAAGCAGAAAATTTCGATACTATTGCTGCTGCCAATGGACGCATTGGAGTAAAATTGGCACTTTCTGAAGTTCCCGATTTAATTTTATGCGACTTGATGATGCCAGAAATTGATGGTTATGGCGTACTGACAGCATTACGTGAAGAACCAATAACAGCAAGTATTCCCTTTATTTTTCTCACAGCCAGATCTGCTAGGGCTGATTTTCGTCAAGGGATGAATTTGGGCGCTGATGACTATCTCACTAAACCATTTACTCGTACTGAATTATTAAGTGCGATCGCAAGCCGCTTGACAAGACAAGCGAATTTGGCAAAGCAAATATGTACAAGATTTGAGGCTCAGACCATCTCTCCCAAAGTACAAATGATAGAAGGTTATTTACGCCGTACTTTAGAACAGAGAGACTTTCAACAATTTCAGGTTTATTATCAACCTATAGTCGATCTTCATTCTGGTAAAATCATCGCTGCTGAAAGTTTATTGCGTTGGCAGCATCCTGAATTGGGGATGGTTGCTCCTACAGAATTGATTCCTTTGGCAGAATCCACTGGTTTAATTGTCCCTATTGGTGAGTGGGTCTTAAAAAATGTTTGTCAACAAATTAAACTCTGGCACAATGCAGGATTTCCTGAGTTGCGTGTCGCTGTTAACTTATCTGTACATCAACTAATTCAACCTAATTTTAGTGAAAAAATACTTAAGTTTTTATTAGCTAATGATTTGAGACCAGGTTACTTAGAACTAGAGTTAACAGAAAGTATGATCATGCAAGACGTCAACAGCGCTATTGCCACTATGAAGGAAGTGCATTCTTTTGGTGTAAAAATTGCTATTGATGATTTTGGTACTGGTTATTCGTCTTTAATTTATTTGAAGCAATTACCAATTCATACCTTAAAAATAGACCGTTACTTTATTAAAGATATTACAAACGACTCCCAAAAATCAGCAATTACAACAGCATTGATTCAAATGGCACATAATCTCAATGTTCAGACAATTGCTGAAGGTGTGGAAACAGAACAAGAACTTGCTTTTTTGCGTCAATACAAATGTGATGCTATGCAAGGTTTTCTCTTTAGCCGTCCGTTACCAGTAGCAGAATTTGAAAAGATTTTGGTTGCTAACAAACGATTGAATGTATAA
- a CDS encoding hybrid sensor histidine kinase/response regulator, translated as MHKILVIEDETSVRQNLLELLTYEDFNVIAAENGRIGVQLAQEEIPDLIICDVMMPELDGHGVLNTLRQQPTTAAIPLIFLTAKSDKTDFRQGMELGADDYLTKPFTRAELLAAISSRLDKKVTINQHSQKRLDDLRSSITMSLPHEMRTPLNGILGFSELLMKEVDTLSRDEIREMAEGIHKSGERLYRLIQNFLLYVELELIATDPERIKQLQSYKTIFPTISLKKTIIEKAKKAGREADLQLNLKTPCCLQICESRLYKIVEELIDNAFKFSESGTIIHIISTLVSNLLTISVTDHGRGMTAAQIAELGAYRQFERQLYEQQGSGLGLIIAKRTAELHGGELTIHSKLGEKTVVQVVLPCS; from the coding sequence ATGCATAAAATTTTAGTCATAGAAGATGAGACAAGCGTACGACAGAATCTTTTGGAATTACTAACCTATGAGGATTTCAATGTGATTGCTGCAGAAAATGGTCGCATCGGCGTGCAGTTAGCTCAAGAGGAAATTCCCGACCTGATTATTTGTGATGTGATGATGCCAGAACTAGATGGTCATGGTGTTTTGAATACATTACGTCAACAACCCACAACAGCAGCGATTCCGTTGATTTTTTTGACAGCTAAAAGTGACAAAACTGACTTTCGTCAAGGAATGGAGTTGGGAGCTGATGATTATTTAACAAAGCCTTTTACTCGCGCAGAATTACTAGCTGCAATTTCCTCCCGATTAGACAAAAAAGTTACTATTAATCAGCACTCACAAAAAAGGCTAGATGATTTGCGTAGTAGTATTACTATGTCCCTTCCTCACGAAATGAGGACACCACTGAATGGTATTTTGGGTTTTTCAGAACTTTTAATGAAAGAAGTCGATACCCTTTCTCGGGATGAAATCCGTGAGATGGCAGAAGGTATTCATAAGTCGGGCGAACGTTTATACAGATTGATTCAGAACTTTTTACTATATGTAGAACTCGAACTTATAGCAACAGATCCAGAGCGAATTAAGCAGTTGCAAAGCTATAAAACCATTTTTCCTACAATTTCATTGAAAAAAACAATTATCGAAAAAGCTAAAAAAGCGGGACGTGAAGCAGATTTACAACTAAATTTAAAAACCCCTTGTTGTCTACAAATTTGTGAATCAAGACTTTATAAAATTGTTGAAGAATTAATTGATAATGCCTTTAAGTTTTCAGAATCAGGAACAATAATTCATATTATAAGTACTTTGGTTAGCAATCTACTTACTATATCAGTCACCGACCACGGGCGAGGTATGACAGCCGCTCAAATTGCTGAATTGGGAGCATATCGGCAATTTGAGCGCCAACTCTACGAACAACAAGGTTCGGGTTTGGGTTTAATCATCGCTAAACGTACGGCTGAATTACATGGAGGGGAACTCACTATTCACAGTAAACTAGGAGAAAAAACAGTTGTGCAGGTGGTGCTTCCGTGTAGTTGA
- a CDS encoding PQQ-dependent sugar dehydrogenase, with product MKYLRCLLLFLLMTTAAACDQTRASLEEPTPESSPASAQLAQNRTQPKNTIRTEPLSPTPIRINVRNLPQPFATESASNPPQVVPIPDKPTLRVPLGFVVNVFADGLEAPRWLALTPNGEVLVTETRQNRIRLLRDTNGDGVADVKQTFATQANGLNIPFGMAFAGDSFFLGNTNAVRRFPYKKGQQQLTGTGQKIANLPGGGYNQHWTRNVVASPDGKKLYVSVGSESNVDEEALPRASVQVMNLDGSGQQTFASGLRNPVGLDFHPVTKELYATVNERDGIGDDLVPDYLTRIQQGEFYGWPYAYLAPKNLDPRQKTGEVSKRPDLVGRTRTPDVLFQAHSAALGLQFYDGRTFPEKYRNGAFVAFRGSWNRDRGTGYKVVFVPFDAKGRSQGYYEDFLTGFLINPTEATTWGRPVGLLVLPDGSLLLTEEANNRIYRIQYTGG from the coding sequence ATGAAATATCTGCGTTGCTTGCTGCTTTTTCTGCTAATGACTACAGCAGCAGCCTGTGACCAGACTCGCGCCTCCCTAGAAGAACCTACACCCGAATCTTCTCCAGCTTCTGCTCAACTAGCACAGAATCGCACACAACCAAAAAATACCATTCGTACGGAACCACTTTCGCCCACACCCATCCGCATTAATGTACGTAATTTGCCACAACCCTTTGCTACTGAAAGTGCCTCAAACCCACCTCAGGTAGTACCAATTCCAGATAAGCCCACTCTGCGTGTACCTCTTGGTTTTGTGGTCAACGTTTTTGCTGATGGTTTGGAAGCTCCACGTTGGTTAGCTTTAACTCCTAACGGGGAAGTGTTGGTGACAGAAACCAGACAAAACCGTATTCGTTTACTGCGCGATACTAACGGTGATGGTGTGGCTGATGTCAAACAGACATTTGCAACTCAAGCCAATGGACTTAATATTCCTTTTGGTATGGCTTTTGCGGGTGATTCCTTCTTTCTTGGCAATACGAATGCTGTACGGCGATTTCCTTATAAAAAAGGTCAACAGCAACTCACTGGTACAGGTCAAAAAATTGCTAACCTTCCTGGTGGTGGTTACAATCAGCACTGGACTCGCAATGTGGTAGCATCACCCGATGGGAAAAAGCTATACGTTTCCGTTGGTTCTGAATCCAATGTAGATGAAGAAGCATTACCACGGGCTTCGGTGCAGGTCATGAACTTGGATGGATCTGGGCAGCAGACTTTTGCTTCTGGCTTGCGTAACCCAGTTGGTCTGGACTTTCATCCTGTGACTAAGGAACTTTATGCCACTGTCAATGAACGCGATGGTATAGGTGATGACCTAGTACCAGATTACCTGACACGCATTCAACAGGGAGAATTCTACGGTTGGCCCTATGCCTACCTCGCACCTAAAAACCTCGACCCACGTCAGAAGACGGGTGAGGTCAGTAAACGGCCTGACTTAGTAGGTCGCACCCGTACCCCAGATGTTCTCTTCCAAGCACACTCAGCCGCGTTGGGATTGCAGTTTTATGACGGTCGGACGTTCCCTGAAAAATATCGTAATGGTGCTTTTGTTGCCTTTCGTGGTTCGTGGAACCGAGATCGCGGCACTGGCTACAAAGTCGTTTTTGTCCCATTTGATGCCAAGGGGAGATCTCAAGGTTACTATGAAGACTTTCTGACAGGATTTCTGATAAACCCTACTGAAGCGACTACTTGGGGGCGTCCTGTAGGCTTGCTCGTCTTACCTGACGGTAGCCTTTTACTCACAGAGGAAGCGAATAACCGGATTTATCGGATTCAGTATACGGGGGGTTAG